The genomic DNA TTCATCCTGTTATGAGAGCAGTTTCACTTCTTCCCTCAGGTTTACATTAACATGTGTTACATTTCTATTTAGCACAATGTGCTCAGTTACCCAGGAAATTTAAAGCATGGCACTGAGCATTTCAAACTGTGATCCACACCCATGCTCTAGTGCTCATCACATTTTAAGAACATCTTGGTACATTGATGGGGGGGCTGTTTGCACTTAGAAGATTTTTAAATCCCAAATGGATTTTGcatcataaaaagaaaatctcagaaaaaacTCGGGTTTGCCACTAAGACAAAAAGTTAACATGGATTTCTAAAAATGTCAGTTTGAGCCTTTTAGTTTGCAAACTGTCGACTGAAGGCAACACTTGACAAACCAACCAGAAATGTCAACGTTTTCCCACGTACAACCAAGGAGATCAAAGAACGAGAATCACAATTCTAGTAAGTCTTGGCCTTGTCTTCTCAGGTCAGGAACAAAACGACAGAAGCACATTTCATCAGTCCCACCGTCCTCAGGCAGATGCAGGCTCTCGAAGCACCAGCAGGCTGGCAGTGTGCGATGCCCCATGGGTGACAGCAGCTCTCCGAGCCACCAGCTCACTCTCCCGGGGGCTCAGCGGTGTGCCGGCACGGGGCGGGCACCGGGCGCAAGTACCGGGGACTGCTGTACATCCTGATGATGTGTGGGGCCTGCATCCAGGTGCTGAGCAGTTGGAAGGCTACAAGGTCCAGCGTGGGCCCGTCGAAGGCAGACAGCAGGTTCACGGGGGCCGCCTCCTTGAGGAACCGGGGCAGCGCCACGGCCTCGGGGATGCTGGTGTTGCCCAGGAAGAAATCCATCAGCACCTGCTTGCGCAGGCAGTCCCTGAGGTACAGCACCAGGTCCTCCAGCCGCTCCACCAGGAACCGCTCATCCCAGGCCTCCAAGGGCCCCTGCAGCAGCACGGAGAAGAGGGCCGTCTTCAGTACGTAGGAGGAAAGCACTCGGCCCCACTGGGAGCAGAAGGGCTCCTCCAGGCCGTGCCTGCGGAGGTCCCGCAGGCCCTTGAGGATCTGCAGGCACTTgaggtggcaggaggaggcCGGCGCCTGCTCCttcagccagcccagcagccgCTGCTCCTGGCGCGAGGCGTTGAGGCCCCAGAGCGCCTCGGGGGCCAGGGAGCCGTGGGGGCCCTCGGGCGGCAGGGCCGTGAGGTAGAGCGCGTCGCCGAGAGGGATGGCTGGGATGAGGCGCACGGCCATGGAGATGTGGCAGCAGACGTAGTcggagcagggcaggatgtgCAGCGTGGGCGGGTGCCCGGGGCAGGCCGAGAGGCTGACGCGGCAGCGCCCCTGCAGCCGGTACCGCACGGCGCCCAGGCACCGCTGCAGATGGCCCTGGAACCAGCGCAGCACCAGCCCCGAGGAGAGGTGGCTGCGGCCCTGCAGCTCCACGCAGAAGCCCTCGGCGAAGGGCCGGCAGCGTCGTGTCCGGCCGTCCCTCGCCCGCAGGCCGCAGACGAAGGCGCCGCATGGCCCCAGCCCGTCGGCACAGCGTGGTTGGGGCTCCAGGTGCGGCGGCAGCCGCAGGGGCACCAGGATGTCGAAGCAGTCTGGGCTCCGCACCTTGTGCTGCTCGTAGGCGCTACCGATGCACACGAAGTCCCCGCGCAGGCTGAGGGCCAGCGGGccgggctgcagcccctgcGCCTTGGCGGCGCGCACCAGCTCGGCCACCACCCGCCCCACGTGCGCCTTGCTGTGCCCCAGCACGTGGGGCGACACCCGCAGCTGCCGCGCGTGGAACCGCTCCAGGGCTccgcgccgcgcccccgccgcccaccgcgccccgccgcgccgggggccgccgcccgccgcgccgcaGCAGCGGGCGAGCAGGCAgccgagcagcagcagcgccgaGCCCTTCAGCAGCGGCACCCCAGACCCCGCCGCCTCCGCTGCCTCCGCATCCCCATGGCCCCCCGTGCCCTCGCCGGCCGCGCTGCCGCGCAGCGCCTGGTAGAGGCAGAAGAGCGCGGTGCAGAGTGCGGTCAGCAGCGGCCAGAAGCCCCGCACGCGGAGCGGGGAGGCGGGCAGGGCGCGGCGGGGGCTCGGGCCGCGGGGGGagccgccgcccggccccgcgggcggggagcgcccgcccccgccggcccccTCCTCCgccgccccggccgcccccAGCGCGGGCCGCGCCGCTGCCCCTCGCCCCGCCGCGCCCCTGCCTGCCccggccgccgctccgccgcgATCGCTGCCGGCTTCCTCTTCCGAGGGACGCGGCCCCGCGTCAGCCGCCGGCTGAGCTCAGAGGAAATGCCGCGGGCGGCGGCCCGAGGGCCGGGGGCGTTGTCCGACGGGGGCCGGcccggggcggggagcggcgccGCCCGCGCGGTCCCGGTTTCCCGGTTTCCCGGTTTCCCGCCTTCCCGCCCAGGAGCGCCGGCtgccccccacagccctgcccgtGCCGGCCCCGAAAGAGGAGCGAGAGTCGGGTTCCGTGTCCCCCTCACTGCAACAGCGCCCTGCAGAGTGTTTTGGTGAAAAACTGCGAGTTTCTGTCGCCCCACATGAGGGGACGGCGGTGTCAGGGGGAGCACTCCTGCCCGGGCTGCGGTGCCGTGTCACAAGCTCCACGTTGCACgtttttcctcaaataaaagTGTTAACAGGCCTTTCCCACGGCAGGGGagtccctcccctccccagctttGCCTGAGGGCCTCGGTGCCAAAGGAGCAGCAAAGCCATCAACGCCCGGGCACCAGGGTGTGTAAGGGCTGCTGCCGTACCACCAGCTGCCTGCAGTCATCGAATCATTCAAAAGCCTTGGGTTTTTTACCTTGTGCCCAAATTATTCCGACATTAACAAATTAAGTGGGAAATAATAACCCCGGGGGTTAAATCTACACAGATATTTGAGGTAATTTTTAACACATCGTTTGCTGGGAGTATGTTAAACTCTCAAATATTGATGGGAACAGGGTCATCATCCTCAGCTTCTGTTTgcttaataaatatttacagagtTTTGAAGCTGTTTGCTGAGGTTTAAGCACCATCATGTAAGCATTCTGCTCGGTTTAATTTCGGGTGATAAAGTTCCTATTGCTGTATCTGCACGGTGGCTCCACAAAGGTGAAAAGCAGTTCTTGAACACAAGAGACTGAACCCGACAAGCTGAAAATGCTGTAACAAGGAATGGGTCAGAGAATCAAGAGATATGCCATACAAATTTTTGGTTATGTAATTTGTGTTtatatgaaacaaaatatgaCTTCAAGTATGTAAAAATCATACTTGACAGGAAGTAGCTTCTGTTGCATAGCCAAGATGCTGCACACGAAGTCGAACTAGGTAACCAAGGTCAAGCAGCCTGAATTAATTCACAGGCAACCAAACTAGGGTGAGAGTCAAGAGTACACTTGAGAGGTAAAAAGAGAAGTCCTAATCACTGCAACTCTGGCTCTTGGAGTTACAATCAGGAgattggggattttttaaaattaaaaataaagcaggtgTAAAGGCAAGAAACCATAGACAATTTTATAACATCTCAGCCAGCAAAATATTCCATGCCCTACAACCAAAAGCATGCTTTCTGACAGCTCCAGTCAGCTAAGTCCATAGCCTTGCTACTCAGAAATATCATCCCACAACAGCCATAtcttgcaaaagaaaagtcAGCATGTGAAAAGCATCTTTCTTC from Corvus cornix cornix isolate S_Up_H32 chromosome 14, ASM73873v5, whole genome shotgun sequence includes the following:
- the ITPRIPL2 gene encoding inositol 1,4,5-trisphosphate receptor-interacting protein-like 2: MTAGSWWYGSSPYTPWCPGVDGFAAPLAPRPSEEAGSDRGGAAAGAGRGAAGRGAAARPALGAAGAAEEGAGGGGRSPPAGPGGGSPRGPSPRRALPASPLRVRGFWPLLTALCTALFCLYQALRGSAAGEGTGGHGDAEAAEAAGSGVPLLKGSALLLLGCLLARCCGAAGGGPRRGGARWAAGARRGALERFHARQLRVSPHVLGHSKAHVGRVVAELVRAAKAQGLQPGPLALSLRGDFVCIGSAYEQHKVRSPDCFDILVPLRLPPHLEPQPRCADGLGPCGAFVCGLRARDGRTRRCRPFAEGFCVELQGRSHLSSGLVLRWFQGHLQRCLGAVRYRLQGRCRVSLSACPGHPPTLHILPCSDYVCCHISMAVRLIPAIPLGDALYLTALPPEGPHGSLAPEALWGLNASRQEQRLLGWLKEQAPASSCHLKCLQILKGLRDLRRHGLEEPFCSQWGRVLSSYVLKTALFSVLLQGPLEAWDERFLVERLEDLVLYLRDCLRKQVLMDFFLGNTSIPEAVALPRFLKEAAPVNLLSAFDGPTLDLVAFQLLSTWMQAPHIIRMYSSPRYLRPVPAPCRHTAEPPGE